In Flavobacterium luteolum, the DNA window ACTTCTGTAGAGATCATGAAACTTTTTGGAGATATTCATGCACAAGGAAACACGGTAATTCTTGTAACTCACGAAGAAGATATCGCAGCTTACGCACATAGAATTATCCGTTTACGAGACGGTTTAATTGAAAGCGACACGAGAAAAACTGTTTAACCGTTTATTTGATTAATTGTTTAATCGGAAAAGGAAAAACCAGATTTTAGATTAATTCAAAAGGAGAGAAACCTTAGAATCTTAGCACCTCAAAACCTTAGCATCTTAAAAAAAATGAAAGTATATACCAAAACCGGCGACAAAGGCACAACGGCTCTTTTTGGAGGAACGCGTGTACCAAAAGACCATATTAGAATTGACAGTTACGGAACTGTTGACGAACTGAACTCTTATATCGGACTAATCCGTGATCAGGAAATGGATTCGCATTATAAAACGATTTTAATCGAAATTCAGGATCGTCTTTTTACAGTTGGTGCCATTTTGGCAACTCCACAAGAGAAAGAGGTTTTAAAAAATGGGAAACTTCGCTTGGAAAATCTCGGCATAATTGATTCGGATATTGAATTACTCGAAAATGAAATTGATAAAATGGACGAAAGTCTACCGCCAATGACGCATTTTGTTTTACCTGGTGGCCACCCGACCGTGTCACATTGTCATATAGCGCGCTGTATTTGCCGTCGAGCAGAGCGTTTATCAGTCCATTTAAGTCATAATGAACACGTTCCAGAAATAGCAATCACATACTTAAACCGACTTTCTGACTACCTTTTTGTCTTGGCACGAAAGTTGTCCTCAGACTTAAAAGCAGATGAAGTGAAATGGATTCCGCGTAAGTAAACAGTTATGGTTTTCAGTTTTCAAACTGCAAGCTCACACAAAAACTGAATACTTAAAAACACAGTAATTGTTGGCAAATTTTAGCTTTAAAAACTGAAAACTGTCACTGAAAACTGAGCACTAACAAGGACGTTCTTAAATTTTATTAAAATAAATCAAAATTTACTTGTCTTTTTCAGTAAAAAATTTATTTTTGCACAAACTAAACAGATAACAGATGTATTGGACATTAGAATTAGCATCTTATTTAAGTGATGCGCCATGGCCTGCTAACAAAGATGAACTTATTGACTACGCCATTAGAGCAGGTGCTCCATTAGAGGTAGTAGAAAACCTTCAATCAATCGAAGATGAAGGCGAGATATATGAATCAATGGAAGAAATTTGGCCTGATTATCCAACAGACGAAGATTATCTTTGGAATGAGGATGAAT includes these proteins:
- a CDS encoding cob(I)yrinic acid a,c-diamide adenosyltransferase, with translation MKVYTKTGDKGTTALFGGTRVPKDHIRIDSYGTVDELNSYIGLIRDQEMDSHYKTILIEIQDRLFTVGAILATPQEKEVLKNGKLRLENLGIIDSDIELLENEIDKMDESLPPMTHFVLPGGHPTVSHCHIARCICRRAERLSVHLSHNEHVPEIAITYLNRLSDYLFVLARKLSSDLKADEVKWIPRK
- a CDS encoding DUF2795 domain-containing protein encodes the protein MYWTLELASYLSDAPWPANKDELIDYAIRAGAPLEVVENLQSIEDEGEIYESMEEIWPDYPTDEDYLWNEDEY